The window GTCAGTGTGAGCTCACTGCAACGCTGGGAAACGCTGGATATCCGGCCCGGAGACCAGGTCGCCATCAGCCTGGCGGGCCTGACCATTCCAAGGTTAGACAGTGTCATGCTGCGCAACACCGAACGCGCTGAATTGAGCGTTCCGCTGGCGGAGGACTTTCATCATTTGAGTTGCTGGCAGCCGACACCGGGGTGCGAAAGCCAATTCCTCGCCCGACTGGCCTGGCTCAGTGGCAAGCAGGGCCTCGCGTTGTCGCATGTCGGCCCTGGCACCTGGGAGAAACTTTTCGAAACAGGCCGTCTGAATGGCCTGCTGGATTGGTTGACCCTCGATGCTCAAGAGCTTGCTAACATTGCCGGCTTCGGCGAACGCAGCAGCGCTCGCCTTTTGAACAGTTTCAACAGCGCCCGACAACGTCCCTTTCCGCGCTGGCTCAAGGCCCTGGGTTTACCGCCGACCGGCCAGGCACAGCTTGCCGATTCATGGCCGGAACTGGCACAAAGAGATATCGAACAATGGCAGGCAGAACCCGGCATCGGCCCAGGACGCGCGGCGCAATTGAGTGCATTTTTCCGCGACCCGCAGGTCCTGGCCTTGAGAGAAACATTACGGGTTGCGGGGATTGACGGATTTTAGCCGCCGGCGATGCCCGCCCCCGGGAACCCAATGGTACCGCCGGGCTCAAACACCCCATCGCCATATCGACCCGATCGCTTTTTCACACGGAGCTTTTATGAAATTTCTTTCACCGCTCGCCCTGTTGACCCTTTGCAGCGTGCTGGCCACTCCGCTGATGGCCGCCGAAGAAGCTCCGGGCCTGACCGGCTGCGCCGCAAAGAAGCAGGGCATCATCAATCAGATCGAACTGGCCAAGTCTCACGGTAACGCCGACCAGCAGGCAGGCCTTGAAACAGCCTTGAGCGAAGTCACTGCTCATTGCACCGATGCTTCCCTGAAGAAAGAACGGGAGAACAAGGTGCTCGACGCCAAGCACGAAGTCAGCCAGCGTCAGGCTGACTTGGACAAGGCCATGAAGAAAGGTGACGCCGAGAAGATCAACAAACGCAAAGACAAACTCGCCGAGTCCCGCAAGGAATTGCAGGAAGCACTCGATGAGCTGGATAAGTAAGGATCAGTTCAGCACTGATCGTTCCCACGCTCTGCGTGGGAATGCAGCCCGTGACGCTCCGCGTCACTGGACGCGGAGCGTCCCTAGAGGCATTCCCACGCAGAGCGTGGGAACGATCGATGAGCTCAGGAATCAATGATCCCGAAATTCTTTATGGCAAGCACTGCACGCATCTTCGACCTTCTGCACCGCTGGCCCAAGGTTACTGGCCTTGTAGGGCTGAACCTTGCTGACAACCACCAATTCACCGGTGGCGGCTTCAAGGGTGCGGGCCATGTCCTGGAACTGTTCCTGTTTCTGCCAGACATCGCTCTTGGCGCTGGTGTGATCTTCTTCGCGCAGCTGCGGAAAATGTTTCCAGGGTT of the Pseudomonas frederiksbergensis genome contains:
- a CDS encoding DUF1090 domain-containing protein, which codes for MKFLSPLALLTLCSVLATPLMAAEEAPGLTGCAAKKQGIINQIELAKSHGNADQQAGLETALSEVTAHCTDASLKKERENKVLDAKHEVSQRQADLDKAMKKGDAEKINKRKDKLAESRKELQEALDELDK
- a CDS encoding c-type cytochrome — its product is MTLKRLSVVLLACLTLSACGGVDPNSPLGQRKAIFKQMLKTGEDLGGMLRGRIPFDGPKFADGAVKLDALSREPWKHFPQLREEDHTSAKSDVWQKQEQFQDMARTLEAATGELVVVSKVQPYKASNLGPAVQKVEDACSACHKEFRDH